From Coffea arabica cultivar ET-39 chromosome 2e, Coffea Arabica ET-39 HiFi, whole genome shotgun sequence, the proteins below share one genomic window:
- the LOC140036263 gene encoding callose synthase 2 → MAYQRRGSDLQPQRHILRSQAAGNLGESMMDSEVVPCSLVEIAPILRVASEVEPINPRVAYLCRFYAFEKAHRLDPTSSGRGVHQFKTTLIQRLERVQALQNAADKADCAQLTKAYQTAAVLFEVLRAVNLTESVEVADKRLYFLSL, encoded by the exons ATGGCTTACCAAAGGAGGGGATCAGACCTCCAACCACAGAGGCATATTCTGCGGTCACAGGCTGCTGGTAATCTAGGGGAGTCTATGATGGACAGTGAGGTGGTGCCATGTTCACTGGTAGAGATTGCACCAATTCTCCGTGTTGCCAGTGAGGTGGAGCCAATTAATCCCAGGGTTGCTTATCTCT GTCGGTTCTATGCCTTTGAAAAAGCTCACCGTTTGGATCCAACATCAAGTGGACGAGGAGTCCATCAGTTCAAAACAACCCTGATTCAACGTTTGGAAAGG GTTCAGGCATTGCAGAATGCTGCTGATAAAGCTGATTG TGCCCAACTCACAAAAGCATACCAAACTGCTGCTGTACTTTTTGAGGTCTTGAGGGCCGTTAATTTGACAGAATCAGTTGAAGTGGCTGATAAGCGACTCTACTTTCTTTCCTTGTAG